A genomic window from Lotus japonicus ecotype B-129 chromosome 1, LjGifu_v1.2 includes:
- the LOC130731523 gene encoding protein S40-4-like: MEEKQSAMRQHSGIWKSLRDGDFEEEEIWDVLQNKPDSSSGVLKPKEKEPSPLPAPRPIPTASRMIPRRISNCSSNSASSSHEVKILQQSAPVNIPDWSKVHRNDDDNNQKKAFRSGSRLDSYDAHHSVVDDEVDGGDSDEDDEYDSKLPPHEFIAKRLARSHISSFSVLEGVGRTLKGRDLSKLRNAVLTRTGFLE; encoded by the coding sequence ATGGAAGAGAAACAAAGTGCAATGAGGCAGCACAGTGGGATTTGGAAATCCTTGAGAGATGGAgactttgaagaagaagaaatttggGATGTTCTACAAAACAAACCTGATTCTAGCTCTGGAGTTCTCAAGCCCAAAGAGAAGGAACCTTCTCCTCTTCCTGCTCCTAGGCCCATCCCAACTGCATCAAGGATGATCCCAAGAAGGATTTCAAATTGCAGCAGCAACAGTGCTAGTTCCTCCCATGAAGTCAAGATTCTTCAGCAATCAGCACCTGTCAACATTCCTGACTGGTCCAAGGTTCATAGGAATGATGATGATAACAACCAGAAAAAGGCCTTCAGAAGTGGTTCAAGGCTTGATTCTTATGATGCACATCATTCTGTTGTTGATGATGAAGTTGATGGCGGGGAtagtgatgaggatgatgagtATGATTCCAAGCTTCCCCCACATGAGTTTATCGCTAAAAGGCTTGCAAGGAGCCATATATCCTCATTTTCTGTCTTAGAAGGTGTTGGGAGAACCCTCAAAGGTAGGGATCTCAGCAAACTGAGGAATGCTGTGCTCACAAGAACTGGTTTCCTCGAATGA
- the LOC130732802 gene encoding aconitate hydratase, cytoplasmic-like, which yields MTAASAVQELEPEQVHEPDDDMVDAEQGSGEGEEESSEVWKHYKKPAEVLDRGVLKTFHHENAMLENDKKKHNDVKKCFSTYVKGRVEAAGLLPLLTCNLPSVDKTMLTTFVERWQPETSSFHMPFGEMTITLDDVSSFLHIPVKGKFFTLPVMTREDAASALHRQLGVTQADAEEEIRKSLGPYARYTWLLKVAEDMTKEGKTKKAARAFLLRLVGMTIFCGKTNNKVDVAYLGMFMDLEKVGEYAWGAMALTFLYDQLKDATKVCTTSLGGYLNLFQAWIFEHFPASLFDRNLNRKYNEKDPRACKWHECLYSGWIRHSGIIRPYLPERVLRQFHMLQDQPNLPPANIPPVEDIDERFENMAHCVAAQHTDTPTTTPRYFEWYKSISHRFVVPPKTRGPVAVTLVDVLEQLWELSDITVDPSETPQLILEANQRMRDIIMQHLEYGGDDDDSDSCNGVAPHGGGGPDRKKKGKTSTSKTKHQSLFRRLCRAIAPSLIQKLNRKMATMASEDVFKEILTSLPKPGGGEYGKFYSLPALNDPRIDRLPYSIRILLESAIRNCDNFKVTQNDVENIIDWENSSQRQTEIPFMPARVLLQDATGVPALVDLASMRDAMKNLGGDPNKISPLVLVELVIDHSVQVDVARSQDAVQANMEFEFQRNKERFGFLKWGSSAFHNLLVVPPGSGIVHQVNLEYLGRIVFNVDGILYPDSVIGTDSHTPMIDGLGIAGWGVGGIEAEAAMLGQPMSMLLPGVVGFKLSGKLHGGVTATDLVLTVTQMLRQHGVVGNFIEFYGEGMGEMSLADRATIANMCPEYGATMAFFPVDNVTLEYLRLTGRSEETVSMIESYLYANRLFYDSKKAHSERVYTSHLQLDLGEVESCVSGPKRPHDRVLLKDMKADWHACLDNKVGFKGFGISKGEKDKVVKFSFQGHPAEIKHGSIVIAAITSCTNTSNPSAMLGAGLVAKKACELGLEVKPWTKTSLAPGSRVVTEYLIQSGLQNYLNQQGFHTVGYGCTTCIGNSGELDDSLASAISENDIIAASVLSGNRNFEGRIHPLTKANYLASPPLVVAYALAGTVDIDFNEKPVGTGKNRKSVYLKDIWPSNEEVSKVLQTYVLPDMFKSIYESITNGNPMWSELSVPSSTLYSWDPNSMYIHEPPYFKNMTMDPPGLQGIEDCYCFLKFGDGITTDHISPPGRIHKDSPAAEYLLEHGVDHQDFNSYGSRRGNDEVMVRGTFSSIRLVNKLLNGEVGPKTIHFPTGEKLSVYEAAMRYKASGQGTIILAGADYGAGSSRDWAAKGPLLLGVKAVIAKSYERIHRGNLVGMGIIPLCFKPGDDAETLELTGHERFTVDLPRKVSDIEPGQDVNVTTDTGKSFTCKLRVDTKVELAYIDHGGILAYVIRNLINQ from the exons ATGACTGCTGCCAGTGCAGTACAGGAGCTTGAACCTGAACAAGTACATGAGCCTGATGATGATATGGTTGATGCAGAACAGGGTTCTggtgaaggagaggaggagagttctg AGGTGTGGAAGCATTACAAGAAACCTGCTGAAGTGCTTGATAGGGGTGTCTTGAAAACCTTCCACCATGAGAATGCTATGCTTGAGAATGATAAGAAGAAGCATAACGATGTGAAAAAATGCTTTTCGACTTATGTAAAGGGAAGGGTTGAGGCTGCTGGTCTATTGCCTTTGTTGACATGCAACCTTCCCTCTGTTGACAAGACCATGCTAACAACGTTTGTGGAGAGATGGCAGCCGGAGACATCCTCTTTCCATATGCCATTTGGGGAGATGACCATCACATTGGATGATGTTAGTTCTTTCCTACACATTCCTGTGAAGGGAAAATTCTTCACTCTCCCAGTCATGACTCGTGAAGATGCAGCTAGTGCATTGCATAGGCAGCTTGGTGTTACACAAGCTGATGCTGAAGAGGAGATCCGGAAGTCCTTAGGACCTTATGCTCGTTATACATGGTTGTTGAAGGTGGCTGAGGACATGACTAAGGAAGGGAAGACCAAGAAAGCTGCTAGAGCCTTCTTGCTGCGTTTGGTGGGGATGACGATCTTCTGTGGGAAGACAAACAACAAGGTGGATGTTGCATATTTGGGGATGTTCATGGACTTGGAAAAGGTTGGGGAGTATGCATGGGGCGCCATGGCATTGACTTTCCTTTATGACCAGCTGAAGGACGCCACCAAGGTCTGCACCACTAGTCTTGGAGGATACTTAAATCTGTTTCAG GCATGGATATTTGAGCACTTCCCTGCTTCATTGTTTGATAGAAACCTGAACAGGAAATACAATGAGAAAGACCCGCGAGCTTGCAAATGG CATGAGTGTCTTTACAGTGGGTGGATTCGACATTCAGGCATCATCCGACCATATCTGCCAGAGCGTGTGTTGAGGCAGTTCCATATGCTCCAGGATCAACCCAATTTACCACCGGCAAACATTCCCCCTGTTGAGGATATTGATGAGAGGTTTGAGAACATGGCTCATTGCGTGGCTGCACAACATACTGACACGCCAACGACAACGCCTCGCTACTTTGAGTGGTACAAGTCAATCTCACACCGCTTTGTGGTCCCTCCTAAAACAAGAGGTCCTGTGGCAGTAACTCTTGTG GATGTTCTCGAACAATTATGGGAGTTGAGTGATATCACAGTTGACCCCAGTGAGACCCCTCAGCTGATCCTCGAGGCAAACCAGCGTATGCGAGATATCATAATGCAGCACTTAGAGTATggaggtgatgatgatgacagtgACAGTTGCAATGGAGTTGCAcctcatggtggtggtggccctgacagaaagaagaaaggaaaaacaTCTACCTCGAAGACTA AGCACCAGTCTTTGTTCAGACGCCTATGCAGAGCAATTGCACCTTCTCTGATTCAAAAGTTGAATAGAAAGATGGCTACTATGG CTTCTGAAGATGTATTCAAGGAAATATTGACAAGTCTTCCCAAACCTGGAGGTGGTGAATATGGAAAGTTTTATAGTTTGCCTGCTTTGAATGATCCTAGAATTG ATAGACTGCCATACTCTATAAGGATACTTCTAGAATCTGCCATACGAAATTGTGACAACTTCAAAGTGACTCAGAATGATGTTGAGAATATTATTGATTGGGAGAACAGCTCGCAAAGGCAAACTGAAATTCCCTTCATGCCTGCTCGTGTTCTACTGCAG GATGCTACTGGAGTTCCAGCTCTCGTTGATCTAGCTTCTATGAGGGATGCAATGAAGAATCTTGGTGGGGATCCTAACAAGATCAGCCCTTTG GTTCTGGTAGAGCTTGTTATAGATCATTCAGTTCAGGTTGATGTAGCAAGATCACAGGATGCAGTACAAGCAAATATGGAATTTGAATTCCAAAGGAATAAAGAGAGATTTGGCTTCCTTAAATGGGGATCATCTGCTTTCCATAACTTGCTGGTTGTTCCTCCTGGATCAGGAATAGTCCACCAG GTAAATCTAGAATACCTTGGAAGGATAGTTTTCAATGTGGATGGTATTCTCTACCCTGATAGTGTGATCGGCACGGATTCACACACACCAATGATTGATGGGTTGGGAATTGCTGGCTGGGGAGTTGGAGGAATTGAAGCAGAGGCAGCCATGCTTGGCCAG CCAATGAGTATGTTATTGCCTGGTGTTGTTGGATTCAAGTTGTCTGGGAAATTGCATGGTGGAGTCACAGCTACTGACTTGGTTTTGACCGTGACCCAAATGTTGCGGCAGCATGGTGTTGTTGGCAACTTCATCGAATTTTATG GTGAAGGCATGGGAGAAATGTCTTTGGCTGATAGGGCTACTATTGCAAATATGTGCCCTGAATATGGAGCAACAATGGCCTTCTTCCCTGTAGATAATGTGACATTGGAGTATCTTAGATTGACTGGAAGAAGTGAAGAGACA GTTTCAATGATAGAATCATATTTATATGCAAACAGATTGTTTTATGACAGTAAGAAG GCTCACAGTGAAAGAGTATACACATCTCATTTGCAGTTGGACTTGGGAGAAGTTGAATCATGTGTTTCAGGGCCCAAAAG GCCTCATGATCGCGTTCTCTTGAAAGACATGAAAGCAGATTGGCATGCTTGTCTTGACAACAAAGTTGGATTCAAG GGGTTTGGGATATCAAAAGGAGAAAAGGATAAAGTCGTAAAGTTTTCTTTCCAAGGACATCCCGCTGAGATTAAGCATGGAAGTATTGTCATTGCAGCCATTACAAGTTGCACAAATACATCAAACCCTAGTGCAATGCTTGGGGCTGGTCTTGTTGCCAAGAAAGCTTGTGAATTAGGTTTGGAG GTTAAGCCATGGACTAAAACAAGTCTTGCTCCTGGCTCAAGGGTAGTAACAGAATATCTGATCCAGAG TGGCCTGCAAAACTACCTAAACCAGCAAGGCTTTCACACAGTTGGCTATGGTTGCACAACTTGTATTGGGAATTCCGGAGAACTTGATGACTCATTAGCATCTGCAATTTCAGAAAATG ACATTATTGCAGCTTCTGTTCTTTCTGGAAACCGAAATTTTGAAGGCCGTATTCATCCATTAACAAAAGCCAACTACCTTGCTTCTCCCCCATTAGTTGTTGCCTATGCACTTGCTGGCACG GTTGATATTGATTTTAATGAAAAACCAGTAGGAACGGGAAAGAATAGAAAGAGTGTGTACCTGAAAGATATCTGGCCTAGTAATGAAGAGGTCTCTAAG GTTCTTCAAACTTATGTATTACCTGACATGTTCAAGAGCATTTATGAATCTATTACAAATGGTAACCCTATGTGGAGTGAGCTTTCAGTTCCTTCTTCGACTTTGTACTCATGGGACCCAAACTCCATGTACATTCATGAGCCTCCTTATTTTAAGAATATGACCATGGATCCCCCTGGTCTTCAAGGGATAGAGGATTGCTATTGCTTTCTTAAATTTGGAGATGGTATTACCACTGATCATATTTCTCCCCCTGGAAGAATCCACAAGGATAGCCCTGCTGCAGAGTACTTACTTGAGCATGGCGTGGATCACCAGGACTTCAATTCTTATGGTAGTCGGCGCGGAAATGATGAAGTGATGGTGAGAGGCACATTTTCCAGTATCCGTCTTGTGAACAAACTTCTGAATGGAGAAGTAGGTCCAAAAACTATTCACTTTCCAACAGGAGAAAAACTGTCAGTGTATGAAGCAGCAATG AGATATAAGGCCTCTGGTCAAGGCACCATCATCTTGGCTGGAGCAGACTATGGAGCAGGAAGCTCTCGAGATTGGGCTGCTAAGGGTCCTCTGCTACTT GGGGTGAAAGCAGTAATTGCAAAGAGCTATGAGAGAATTCACCGTGGTAATCTTGTTGGGATGGGGATCATTCCACTTTGCTTCAAGCCCGGTGATGATGCAGAAACACTTGAATTGACAGGCCACGAGCGTTTCACAGTTGATCTTCCAAGAAAAGTTAGTGATATAGAACCTGGTCAAGATGTTAATGTCACCACTGACACTGGCAAATCTTTTACATGCAAGCTTCGCGTTGATACAAAG GTGGAATTAGCATACATTGATCATGGTGGTATTCTTGCCTATGTTATCCGCAACTTGATTAACCAATGA
- the LOC130733109 gene encoding syntaxin-61-like isoform X1, translating into MPSAQDPFYVVKEEVQDSIDKLQTTFHQWENTSDAGERERLSKEVLAGCESTEWQVDELDKAISVASRDPSWYGIDEVEIENRRRWTTNARTQVRTTKKAVEAGKGSNTSINGMRKELMRLPDSHQTTSNQYAAQDSDDFIDSESDRQMLLIKKQDEELDELTLSVQRIGGVGLTIHDELVAQERIIDELGNEMDSTTNRLDFVQKKVAMVMKKASAKGQFLMILGLLALFIFLFILVFFT; encoded by the exons ATGCCCTCTGCTCAAGATCCTTTCTACGTTGTCAAGGAGGAGGTTCAGGATTCT ATTGATAAGTTGCAAACTACTTTTCACCAATGGGAAAACACTTCTGATGCTGGTGAGCGAGAGCGTCTTTCAAAGGAAGTTCTCGCTGGTTGTGAAAGTACTGAATGGCAG GTGGATGAATTGGACAAAGCAATTTCTGTAGCATCAAGAGATCCTTCTTGGTATGGCATTGATGAAGTGGAGATTGAAAATCGGAGGAGGTGGACCACCAATGCTCGCACCCAG GTGCGCACAACAAAGAAAGCGGTGGAAGCTGGAAAGGGCTCAAATACAAGTATAAATGGGATGCGCAAGGAATTGATGAGGCTTCCTGATTCTCATCAAACTACGTCCAACCAATATGCTGCACAAGATAGTGATGATTTCATAGACTCGGAATCAGATAGGCAGATGCTTCTTATAAA GAAACAGGATGAGGAGTTGGATGAGCTTACGTTAAGTGTACAGAGAATTGGAGGTGTTGGACTCACGATACACGATGAGCTCGTTGCGCAG GAAAGGATTATAGATGAACTGGGTAATGAGATGGACAGCACAACTAATCGTCTAGATTTTGTCCAA AAAAAAGTGGCAATGGTCATGAAGAAGGCTAGTGCAAAGGGTCAGTTCTTGATGATATTGGGTTTGCTGGCTCTGTTCATTTTCCTCTTCATCTTGGTATTTTTCACCTAG
- the LOC130733109 gene encoding syntaxin-61-like isoform X2 yields MLVSESVFQRKFSLVVKVLNGRKVDELDKAISVASRDPSWYGIDEVEIENRRRWTTNARTQVRTTKKAVEAGKGSNTSINGMRKELMRLPDSHQTTSNQYAAQDSDDFIDSESDRQMLLIKKQDEELDELTLSVQRIGGVGLTIHDELVAQERIIDELGNEMDSTTNRLDFVQKKVAMVMKKASAKGQFLMILGLLALFIFLFILVFFT; encoded by the exons ATGCTGGTGAGCGAGAGCGTCTTTCAAAGGAAGTTCTCGCTGGTTGTGAAAGTACTGAATGGCAG AAAGGTGGATGAATTGGACAAAGCAATTTCTGTAGCATCAAGAGATCCTTCTTGGTATGGCATTGATGAAGTGGAGATTGAAAATCGGAGGAGGTGGACCACCAATGCTCGCACCCAG GTGCGCACAACAAAGAAAGCGGTGGAAGCTGGAAAGGGCTCAAATACAAGTATAAATGGGATGCGCAAGGAATTGATGAGGCTTCCTGATTCTCATCAAACTACGTCCAACCAATATGCTGCACAAGATAGTGATGATTTCATAGACTCGGAATCAGATAGGCAGATGCTTCTTATAAA GAAACAGGATGAGGAGTTGGATGAGCTTACGTTAAGTGTACAGAGAATTGGAGGTGTTGGACTCACGATACACGATGAGCTCGTTGCGCAG GAAAGGATTATAGATGAACTGGGTAATGAGATGGACAGCACAACTAATCGTCTAGATTTTGTCCAA AAAAAAGTGGCAATGGTCATGAAGAAGGCTAGTGCAAAGGGTCAGTTCTTGATGATATTGGGTTTGCTGGCTCTGTTCATTTTCCTCTTCATCTTGGTATTTTTCACCTAG
- the LOC130733110 gene encoding protein translation factor SUI1 homolog 2-like codes for MVDLEIQIPNRFDPFAEAKESDAPGVKEYVHVRIQQRNGKKSLTTVQGLKKEFSYEKILKDLKKEFCCNGNVVHDKELGKIIQLQGDQRKNVSHFLVQAGLVKKDRIKIHGF; via the coding sequence ATGGTTGATTTGGAAATTCAGATTCCAAACAGATTTGACCCTTTCGCGGAGGCAAAAGAATCAGATGCGCCGGGGGTGAAAGAGTATGTACATGTCCGCATACAGCAGAGGAATGGGAAGAAGAGCTTGACCACAGTGCAGGGGCTGAAGAAGGAGTTCAGCTATGAGAAGATCCTCAAGGACCTCAAGAAGGAGTTCTGCTGCAACGGGAACGTAGTGCATGACAAGGAACTCGGCAAGATTATCCAGCTCCAAGGTGATCAGCGCAAGAATGTTTCTCACTTCCTTGTTCAGGCTGGACTTGTTAAGAAGGACCGCATCAAGATTCATGGTTTCTGA
- the LOC130733108 gene encoding calcium-dependent protein kinase 2-like codes for MGVCLSKKGSEPRHIGHKHGSGGGGVVHNHKNTPSHQPYQLPNKHEPKSPWKPTVPAPSARLSPSPKPVHRQDTILGKPLEDVRQFYTLGKELGRGQFGVTYLCTENSTGLQYACKSISKRKLVSRADKEDIKREIQIMQHLSGQPNIVEFKGAYEDKQSVHVVMELCAGGELFDRIIAKGHYSERAAASICRQIVNVVHICHFMGVMHRDLKPENFLLASKDEKALLKATDFGLSVFIEEGKVYKDIVGSAYYVAPEVLRRRYGKEIDIWSAGIILYILLCGVPPFWAETEKGIFDAILEGHIDFESHPWPSISNSAKDLVRKMLIQDPKKRITSAQVLEHPWLKEGGNASDKPIDSAVLSRMKQFRAMNKLKKLALKVIAENLSDEEIHGLKAMFTNMDTDKSGSITYEELRTGLQRLGSKLSEAEVRQLMDAADVDGNGTIDYIEFITATMHRHRLEKDEHLYKAFQYFDKDNSGFITRDELETAMKEYGMGDEATIREIISEVDADNDGKINYEEFCAMMRSGTQPQGKLF; via the exons ATGGGTGTTTGTCTGAGTAAAAAAGGATCAGAGCCAAGGCACATTGGGCACAAacatggtagtggtggtggtggtgttgtgcACAATCACAAAAATACCCCTTCTCATCAACCTTACCAATTACCTAACAAACATGAACCTAAGAGTCCATGGAAGCCCACTGTTCCAGCACCAAGCGCAAGACTAAGCCCAAGCCCAAAGCCTGTTCACAGGCAAGACACAATTCTTGGGAAACCATTGGAGGATGTCAG GCAATTCTACACACTTGGGAAAGAATTGGGGAGAGGCCAGTTTGGGGTGACTTACCTCTGCACTGAGAATTCAACTGGATTGCAATATGCTTGCAAGTCCATTTCAAAGAGGAAGCTTGTTAGCAGAGCTGATAAGGAGGACATCAAGAGGGAGATTCAGATCATGCAGCATTTGAGTGGACAACCCAATATTGTTGAGTTCAAAGGTGCCTATGAGGATAAACAATCTGTTCATGTTGTCATGGAGCTTTGTGCAGGTGGTGAGCTTTTTGATAGGATCATTGCCAAGGGCCACTACAGTGAAAGAGCTGCAGCTTCAATATGCAGACAAATTGTTAATGTTGTCCATATCTGCCATTTTATGGGTGTCATGCATAGGGATCTCAAGCCTGAGAATTTCTTGTTAGCTAGTAAGGATGAAAAAGCACTTCTCAAGGCCACAGATTTTGGCTTGTCAGTCTTCATTGAAGAAG GAAAGGTGTATAAGGATATAGTTGGCAGTGCTTATTATGTTGCTCCTGAGGTTCTGCGGCGTAGATATGGGAAGGAGATAGATATATGGAGTGCAGgaattatattatatatcttACTATGTGGTGTACCTCCATTTTGGGCAG AGACGGAAAAGGGAATATTTGATGCCATATTGGAAGGTCATATTGATTTTGAAAGTCATCCATGGCCAAGCATATCAAACAGTGCTAAGGATCTTGTTCGTAAGATGCTTATACAAGACCCCAAGAAACGCATTACTTCTGCTCAGGTTCTAG AACACCCATGGCTTAAAGAAGGTGGAAATGCTTCTGACAAGCCAATAGACAGCGCGGTCCTGTCAAGAATGAAGCAATTCAGAGCAATGAACAAACTGAAAAAACTTGCCCTCAAG GTCATTGCTGAAAATCTTtctgatgaagaaatccatggTTTGAAGGCAATGTTTACGAACATGGACACAGATAAAAGTGGTTCAATCACCTATGAAGAACTGAGGACAGGATTGCAAAGACTTGGCTCAAAGCTTAGTGAAGCTGAAGTGCGACAGCTTATGGATGCT GCTGATGTAGATGGAAATGGCACAATTGACTACATAGAATTCATCACTGCTACAATGCATAGACATAGGTTAGAAAAAGATGAGCACCTTTACAAGGCCTTCCAATATTTTGATAAAGACAACAGTGG GTTTATTACAAGAGATGAACTGGAAACAGCAATGAAGGAATATGGTATGGGTGATGAAGCCACAATCAGGGAAATTATATCAGAAGTTGATGCAGATAAT GATGGTAAAATCAACTATGAAGAATTTTGCGCAATGATGAGGAGTGGAACCCAACCGCAAGGCAAGTTATTCTGA